In Pirellula sp. SH-Sr6A, the DNA window AAACTTCATTCACTACGGATTCTTTGAACGATGTGCGAGCGACCAGTATCGTGGGATTTCCCCAATAGTTTCGAGTCTCAATAACTATCGCGATGTCTACGAGAAGATTGATTACGCGTTGGTGAAGTCGAAGCTCCAGCAACTCTTCGCGCTCGCGTTGATGCGAGACAAAGATGCAACTTCCCTTGATGGTGCGATGCCGGGAGCAAATGGATCGACGGATGACGAAGATGACGACGACAGCAACAACGAGGCACAGCCTCGGACCATCGATTTGACCCACGGTCCAACCGTGCTCGATCTCGACGACGGTGAAAAAGTCGAAGTGATTGAGAGCAAGAATCCATCGAATGAGTTTCAGAACTTCACGCGACTCGTGATCATGATCGCGTTGAAAGCCCTGGACATCCCGTATTCATTCTTCGACGAGTCCCACACGAACTACAGCGGATCTCGTACGGGATGGCTTCACTACGAGCGATCGACCCTCGCAAATCGCGATGACCAAGTCGAGATGCGAACCCGATGGACCGATTTTCAGCTCCAAGGTGCGGTGCTGAATGGTGAGCTCGTGTTGCCATCCCGTATGAGCGTTGAAGACGTCATTTATGAATGGGTCCCACTCGGGATGCCATGGTGGAAGCCGTCCGAAGAAATCGTAGGGGACCTGAAAGCGATTGCTAGTGGTCTCGATTCCCCAATCAACATCACCAAGAGTCGTGGCACGGGTGACATCTTCGACAACATCGACGACTTATGCGAAGTGATCGCCTACGCGAACAAGAAGGGTGAAGAGGTTCTTGGTCACGCCCTCCGCCTGAACTTCGATCCCGGTCCATTCCCAGCAGCTGTAACCACGGCCAATCAGGATTCCAAATAACATGGATGTGCAACTTGCCGTACCACGTGAAGCTATTCCCCACTTTGCATGCTGGGTGGGCGCGTGGGCGATGTACGAGCCACACTTCAATGCTTTGTATGAGCAGATGCAACGTACCAATTTTACGGTGCACTTTGCTGACCTCGAAGGGCATCGCAAAGAAGCATTGGAGAGGATTGAGAATTACGAGCCCAACGTTGTGGATGGAATCGCCATCGTGTCCATCGAAGGGCCGATGATGAAACATCAGGCGAGCATGAGTGACAACGTTTCGACTGTCATCACGCGACGTTCAATCATCTCTCTGGCAAACGATCCGACCGTCCAGGGAATCATGGTGAAGCTCTGCACGCCAGGCGGGACAGTCCAGGGAACACCAGAACTCGGTGAATCAATTCTATTCGCTCGCGAAAAGAAGCCTGTTTGGGCTTATGGTTGCGACCTGCTGGCTTCCGCCGGCTATTGGGTCGGCAGCCAGTGTGAAAGGATCGAAACGAATGCGCTTTGCAAGGTCGGATCCATCGGTACGTTGAACGTTGCATTTGATCTATCGGAAAAGGCGTCAAAGGAAGGGATCAAAGTTCACGTACTCAGTACTGGCCAATTCAAAGGTGCATTTGTACCTGGCGCACCCATCACAGAGGCCCATTTGCTTGAAGCAAAAAGCCAAATCGAAAAGATCAACGGATTCTTCCTCGAAGCCATTCAGTCAGGACGCGGGTTTGATGCAGAAAAGGCAAAGCAGCTTGCCGACGGCCGTGTTTGGATTGGAGCCGATGCAGTTGCGCTCGGCTTATCGGACGGTGTGAGCAAGTTCGATGACTACTTCGGGCGTTTTGTAACCCACTGCAATGCTCAGTCGAACAAGTATCGACGAAGTGACAATCCGCGAATGCAGACGGGGGCTCGATCTTCTACCGTGGGCTCTTCCAATTCATCACGCAATCAACTTTCTGGCAGCCAAGGCGAAAAGATGTCCGAATCCAATCCAAACCCATCCAATGTTGATGCACGAGCCGAACTACAGGCATATACGTCGCGTTTCGGCCTCGAACTTGGTGTCGATTTCTTCCAACGAAACGTGTCACTCGCCGACGCGTCTATCGAGTACTCCACCAAGGTGACAGCACAGCACAAAACGGAGCTCGAGCGAGTCAACAAGGAACACGCCGAAGCGATCGCTGGGTTAAACACTCAACTCGCCGCGGTCGCCAAAGAGCGTGATGAGTTCAGAGCAAAACTGGAAGCGGCCAAGATCTCGTTGGGAGAGCCAACAGCGGTCGATACCGGCAAACCGGCTCCAAACGGCGCCCCTGGCAAGTCATTCGGTTCCCTCATTCGTCCTGCAAGTCCAACCAAATAAGCGGTCAACGACTTCGTTGCCTGTCGCCCATTCTCATTTTCGTCTAGGAATCCAACGCAATCATGGCTGATACCCTCATTACCCTCGCGGATGTTGTCAAGATCAACGATGTATCGGTCCGTGATATGGGTGCAACGGACATCTTCAACGATGCTCCCCTCCTTGCAGCTCTTCATGCGATCACTGCATCAAACGGAACCGTCCACAGTTACCTCAAAGAAGCAACTGCCCCTGTCGTAGGTTTCCGCGCGGCGAACACGGGCTTGGATGTTACCAGTTCGACCGATACCAAAGTCGATCTCGCCCTGCACTACTTGGACGCTCGGGTCACGATGGACAAAATGCTCGCCGATTCCGGCAAGGGTCGCGACTACCATCTTGAACGGCAATCGAAGCGTAACCTACGCCAAGGCCTCTTCGTCGCTGAAAACCAAATCATTAACGGCGGTACGGCTAATGGTACGGCGTTCAATGGTTTCCTGCAGGCTCTAAATGCACTCGCCAACCCTATGGTAGTGAATGCGGCAGGGGCTGCAGCTCGGAGTAGCGTGTACGCGATCCGCTGCACTCCCGACGAAGCGAATGTCTGCGTGATCATGGGGAACGATGGCGAAATCAAGATTGACCCATACTTCGAGTCTCTGCAAACCGATGGGACTGGTAAGGCATTCGTTGGCTACACCGTTCCAATCGCAGGCTGGATTGGCCTCCAGGTCGGTGCGGCAAAGTCAATCGCCCGCCTCGCTAACATTCCGGCTTCTGGTACAGGTTCGGTAACCGATGTGCTTCTCCAAAGCCTGTTCGATTTGTTCCCATCGAGTGCCCCACCCACGCACTTCGTAATGAACCGTCGATCCAGGGGCCAACTCCAGGCCTCGCGTGCGACGGTGAACGTGGGAGGAAACAGCAAGTTGATCACCAAGCACGCCCCCATTCCTACCGACTGGGAAGGAATTCCAATCGTCTGTGTGGAGTCAATTGGTAACGCCGAAACGGCTGTTGCTTAATTCCCTGGAGCAAGCTCGATCGAGGATTGATTCGCGATGACCGTTTTGGGGCGATTGATACCCGCAACCTTTCGCACCTTGCAGAGACTCAACGGCGTCGCTGTTCGCTACCACTACAACGACGAACAATTCATCCCGATCGAGCTTGCAGTCCGGACAAAACCAAAGCCGCAGCGACAAGACATCGTCGATGGGATTGGTTTCGATTCATTGCGATGGGATTGGCTGATTGCCCCTGAGTGTTTAGTTGATGGAAACGGTGCACCGATCGTTCCGACGGTAGGACACCGAATTGAGCGACTTTGCGACAAGCTCATTCACGTAGTCGTTCGCGATCCGCGTGAGAATTGCTGGCGCTGGTCGGATGATAGCCATACTTGGCGACGCGTTTACACCGAGGAGCTTTCCTGATGTCCCATCCGCTTCTCACGCTGCGGGATGCACTCGTTGCCAAGCTCATCGCGATGAACAAGTCAGCTGAAGCAAGGTACGTCGAGTACAAAAGCAAAAGAGAGGTGAAGGATGGAAAGTACTTGGTAGCTATCGCGAGTGAATCAGATAAGCAGTTCCGGAACGTCGACCAACGAGACTACTTCATAGATGTTGCATACCAGAGGAGCCTTCCGGAAGCGACAAAAGAAAAGCCCGACCCTCTTGAGAACAACGCTTTTCTTGACGCGTGCGTGATTGAGGTCGCGACGGTCAAGGCGTTGTTCCAAGAGGGAGGCGAACTGCGAGGAAATGCACTGGCTGATTGCGTTGCCATTGAGATCCTCGACGGACCTTTGTATCTGCCAAATCACCTGACTGAACACAACATTTTCACCTCTTCGTTCCGAGTCCGATTTCGGTTGGAAGGGTAATACCAAAGGATTAAACCATGAGTGCAGGACGCAGACGCGCGGCATACGTCAATACGGGCACCTACTCGACACCTGTATGGGCCGAGATGTCGAGGATTAGTGGAGTGCAACGAGGTCGCTCTCGCGGCACCTCCGACCGAAAATACCGTGGCTCCCCGAACGTAAAGACGGTGACAGGTTACAAAACCAACACCTTCACCTTCAAGTACCACATTAAGGGACCAAAATTCACTACCGATGCGGTTCTTGCGCTGCTGGAAGCTTCTTACGAAGACGAAACGCCAATGGACGTATGCTTCCTGAATCAGAAGATCGTTCAACCGACCGGCACATTCACCCCAGGCGCTAACGCAGTCGGAGTCCGGGGATTCGTAGTCGCTGTGAAAATGGACATCTCGGAGGAGGATGAAGAAGGTGTTACCTACGATGTCGAACTTCGCGAGATTGAACACGAGGAGCCTTCCGGAACAGCTCGCGATATCGCGGCCTATTCGGTAGCGGTGACTGCGCCGGCTTAAACGACAGCGACTACCAGTTGATGCTTCCACCCTTTTTGCAGGTCGATTAATGTGCAAGTCCTCCGAGCCCGCCGGATATATTGGCCACTACCTGGCCCTGATTATGCGGCAGGGCTCGGACTTTGTATTGAGAATCATCCTCACGGAAGAGGACGGTGAGACACCTTTTGATGCGACCGGTTTTACCGCTCGGGCGCATATGTCGAATGGTAAGACTCGAACTGCGATCGCCGCCAATTTTGAACCGGGCGGTGTCTTAGTTCTTTCCAAGCCGGCGAGTGAAACAACATTGTTGAAGGCGGGATCTCTGAGCGACTCACTCGGCTCGTATGAATGGGATTGCGAATTCCTGCATGGGCAAGAAGTCGTTCCAGCGTTCTACGGACCGGTTACCGTTGTGAAGGATATCTGACCGTGAGTTCGTTCAAGTTCGCTGTTCAATCTACTCCAACGTACAACGCGGTGGTCGTGCGTGGCCCCAAGGGCGACAAGGGAGACGAAGGTGCATCGGGCACAAGTGAAATTGGTGCGCAAACTGCCACGGACTTGACCGGTCTCCTGTACGGTAACGGTAGTACGGTTTCGTCGCTCTCTGCAGCGTCCGGTCGCGATTTTCTCGAGGTCCTGTCCCAGTCCGAAACGCAATCAGCGATCACGGCCGCTCTCGCTGCATACACTCCGACGGCGAACCTCGCACCCATCGCTACCTCGGGCAGCGCATCCGATCTCATCACCGGTACGCTCGCTAACGCTCGGCTCTCGCCCCAGGTTGTCCGCAGCGACTTCTCTTACTCGGATCCTGCGTGGATAAGTGCGATCGCAGCATCGAAGCTAACCGGGTTCGTCGATGATGCTCGTTTGTCTGGTAATGTCGCGTTAAAAAACGGGAGCAATGTATTTTCGGCGGGTAATACGTTCCAGGCCTCGCAGGTCTTTGACGCGTCAATCGTTGTCGGTGGGGTGACGGGTCCGAGGATCCGTGCAGTGAGTGGGGTTTTCCGGTTGAACAACAACGCGGATTCAGCGCGGGCTGGTCTCGAAATATCTGATCTTACGGCGACAGGCAACGCGTCGATCACGGGTACATTGCAGATCGGCGGAGCGGGAGCCCATTTGCTCCGTTGGAACTCTGGCGCATCGTCATTAGAAGTACGAGACTCCTCGAATTCCTTCTACAGAAAAATGCGATTCGGAGAGCTCCAAGCGATCGCCGATCTCGGCGGTAGCTTTGCAACCCCCGCGAATGCACGCATCGGATTGCTGACCCAAATTGGGGGATACATTGCTGGGGCAATCTCTGGCAGGACCTATTCCAGTAATGCGATTCACGGGGATGTCATCATCTCGGCATCCGTGAACATGACCACGGGTCAAAACGACTACTCGGGCTTAACCGATGACCTCGCGATTCGCGGCAACACGGGCAACGTGGAAATCAATCGAGGTCTCCTTGGGATTGGAATGGCGGGCCAATCAGCTCGCTCAGTCTCGATCCTTCCCGTAAACACAGGCGATCGAACCGGCGTGCGAGTCTATGACTATGGGGCATTCGCGAGTGCGGTTTCGCAAACGGGATTCGATGTCGCGTACCTCGGAGGAACGCTGTCCGCCCCGGCGACTCCGGTATCAGGGCACTACCGAAACATTCTTAGCTTCAAGACTGGCGGGACCAACGGTTTGGTATCTGGGTCGCCGTCCTTTGCAATCCGCAGCACCATCGGAAGCGTGATTGGCTCGTCGCTTTGCGAAGTAAACACCTCGTTCATGGTGACTCCTACCATCACGGGCGTGACAACTGCCGTCCAAACGATCTTTGGACAGTCAGGCCTAGTTGATTTCCCAATCGGGCAAATCCAACTCGGTACCAATGTTCGCCTTAAGAACAACGCAGGCTCGCTCCAAGCACGCAACAGCGGGGACTCCGCATTCGCGAATCTCGAAGCGGCCGTCATCACCTCGGCGTTCCAAACCCTTGCGGGCGATCCGAGCACGCTTGATATTGCTACTGGCTTAGGGCGTCTCGTTAAGAACACTCTCACAAACGAGATCGCCAAGTTCATCAACGATGCTGGCGTGATTCGAAGGATCACCACGAGCCCGCCCTGGTCGTCGATCCTCAGCAAACCAACAACGCTCGCGGGATACGGGATTACCGATGCTGTCGCTTCGAACGATGCGCGCATCACCAATGGAGCCATAACATTCCTGATCGATGGGGGAGGCTCTGTGATCGCAGTCGGTGAAAAGTCGCTCCTCTTCCGCGTGCCTTACAACTGCACAATCACCGGCTGGGAGCTCGTCGCGAACGCATCCGGATCGATCGTAATAGACGTCTGGAAGGACTCGTACGCGAACTTCCCACCGACGAACGGGGATTCGATCGTCGCGGCCGCAAAGCCCACGCTCGCCTCCCAGGTCAAGGCTCAATCGTCGACGCTGACCGGATGGACCACCGCATTGAACGCTGGGGACTACATCAAGCTCGAAGTCGAATCAGCATCGACCGTAAATGTCGCGGTACTCACTCTCACGGTGACGAGGACATAGCATGGCAGTGGTGACTCGATGGTTTTCAACGACATCGGCAGGGGCAGGCGATGGGACATCGTGGGCTGATCGTGCTCAATTGGTGAGTGGTGCTACGTGGTCGAGTGTAATCACCGGCTTTAATTTCTCTTTAGGTGATTCGCTTGAGTGCAGAATTGGGCCAGGAACTTATGCGTACACAGCAACGTTGACCAACGCTTCATTTACAACCCCCCCTACAAGATCTAACCGAATATACATTATTGGATCAGATTCGTGGGGAATGCCGATTCAACCCAGCGGTTGGATTTCGCCAGTACCAATCTACCCGTCAACTAACTACCCGTTATTCACGTCTAGCTCCGGAGTGGGGTTGTTCGGGGTAACCTGGCTGGAAGTAGCTTTCATCAAAGCAATAGTATCGTCTAACGGAAGCATCATCGGTGCCCCAGTAGTTATGTTTTGTGATTTAGAAAACACGGCTAGCCACGCGTCTGCAAGATGCTTCTCCATAACCCGTCTTGGTATGCACTTTGTAAATAACAAACTTAAATGCTCTGGTTCAATCTACGACAGAATCATAGACATTCAGGATTCAGGGTACGCCAACATTATAAATTGCCGACTAGAAGGAAACGCGTCTGCTTCATCCGGCGGAAGGCATGGACTGACCGCCAATTCATGGCAACCGGCAAATAACTATAAAAACCTAACTATCGTGAACAATCCGGGTACAGCGATTCACATAAACGCAGGCAGTCCAAGTTGGTATGGAGAAGGTCTAACGAATTCCATTTTGAGCAACAACGGAAGAGGTTATTACGTTGATCCAAACGCAAGTATAGCTGGAAGTATTCCAATTACTTTATCTGGGAACATGATAACTGGCAACGCGACTTATGGCGTTGAGCTAGGAACCAACAACGACGAAGTATGGCTCCTCAATAATCGATTTCGCAACAACGGAACTGCTGACTACAACTCACTGCTAAACGTCCCATTCACTAGCAACTACACCGCAGCCGGGACCGATGCCGATGAGTTCGTCGATGCTCTCAATGGTGACTACCGAATCAAGCTAGGCTCCGCGTACTGGGGCAAAGGCATCGGTGCAGGCGACGAGCCCTCCAGCGGTTCTTTCATTCTTCCTTCTAACTCCGCATGGGTAGCGTAATGTTTGCATCACCGACGATTCCTACGAATCCCGAGTCTTTGCTGATCGCGAAAGAGTTGCTCGATTCCAGCAATTCGACACTCGCTAACCTCGCCAAGTTCAGACGGGAGCAGTTCCAACGGTTCTGGTACCAATCGCGCCAACAGCTTCGGACGCGACAGGATGTTAACGAGATTCTCTCTCAAATGGACGCGGCATCGCCCGGTCAATCTGCTCGGTTTTTTGCAAGTGCGAAGGCACTAGTGGACCTCATCGAAGCCATTTCGGGCGAACCGATGGAGCCTGAAGAATGGATGCCTCCTTATGAATACACGATTGATCCGGAGACTTATTCACTCCGAATGACGATCCCGCCTGAACCCGAGTCCGAGCCTGAGCCCGAGCCTGAAGCTGAACCCAACGAGTAAACGCTATACCTACCGAGGAAACCATGTCAGAAGTTCGTTCCGCATTGCCTTACATTTCGCACCTTCGCGTGACCAAGCGCCCCACGATCAAGTGGGAGCCTATCGGCTACGACGCTCAAAACGGTGAGGATCTTTACCGCCAGGGGGTCGATCTCCCCGGCATCGAGTGCGAAGTGACGCCCTACATGGGAAGCGTGAAGGGGCCAGCCGCAACGTATCGATTCCCCCTGAAGGCCTTCTTCGAGGCGAACTTGGCCAAGCTGCAAGCCAAGCCGCAGAAGAACGACCAGGACAACGCTGCGATTGCCAACTTGCAAGCTACGATCGCCAATCCGGAGACGATTTGGGCCGAGTCGATTCTGCTCGCCGGAGGCCTCCCAACGCTCACCGCATTGTGGCAAGACGTGTTTAGCGACGCGCTCGACGAGTTCACGGAGTGGAGCGAACCCGAAGTAGCGGCCGGTGGAATCCCACTCTACGTGCGCGAGATGCAATGGGACGCTCGCATCCCCTACGAGTCTGCCAAGTCGATCACCCTTAAAGTGGGCCTGTTCGATACCGAACAGGAGGAAGGCGCTCCTGCGTTGTACACGCTCAGTTTCGAGGACGCCGCGACGCGGGCCCAACGCGAGGCCTACAACGCGCAGCTCGTTCAACGCATCACGCAGCTGACGGCCGCGATCGCGGGACTTCCTGAAGGTCCAAGCGAGACGCGAACGCAAATGGAACAGGAGCTCGCTGGATACCAAGCCGAAAAGGCCCAACGCGACGCAGTCGAGAACGGACTCATGAGCGATCTACTATCCAACGCGTCCGTGCAGCAATCGCTCCCGACGTTGCTGGTGGCGATCCTCGGTGCATTGAAAGCCGTCTACTGGCCCGACCTCGACATGTCGCTCGTGCAGACCAGGTTGGCCGAGACGCTGGGGGAATTGGCAGTCGCGTAAGTGCGGCTCGTTCATCCTCACTTGCACCGATACCTTCTCCAAAATCGGCCGCAGCTCCACACGCTGCGGCCGATTCGTTTTGATACAGAATTGTGTGCACGATGCGACCACCAAAAGAACTCGATTCGAGAATGAAACCTCGGTGGATCCAGTTCCTTAAATCCGGCCCAATGCCGTCGGCAGGCGCCGCACGGAATCGATATCGATTCCCACATCCGATACCACGCTTCGATATCGGCCCATGTCTGCAGTCGAAACGCGACTCGATGAAGTGGCACCCACCCAACGTCAAAAACGTGATCCTGCAGGAGCGGAGCCGGAACCGCGATCGATGGTTGAGTGGGCGCGGAGTCCAATTGCGATGGGTACAAACTGGCGAATTCACTCGGAGTGATTTCCCCACGCAACAACCGCAGCACCGGGTTTACAACCGAGAAAACTGGATCGTCCATGTGCCGAGGTCCAATGGTGCAATGACTGGATCCGGAGAGCTACCGTCCATGGTTTCTTCTACAAATCGGTAGCTAGTTTGGCAATGTCGATACGCTCGATTGAAGCCGGATCCACCGGGCGGTGTAGGAGTAATCGGTGTGCAGTCGCTATAGGGCGATGCTCCTAATGTGTCTGTGAGGAAAGCAGGGCATGTGCTGGTAACGGTCGTGTCTGAAGAAGACCAACTGACAGGGGATGTAATCGTAGGAGCAGCATCGGACCCATAGCTCGGAATGGAACACTTTGTCCCGCATGAGTCAGTGAATGCTGAGATCGGAAGAACATCGCTGGGGAGAAAATCGAAGTCTTTACAGAAGGACTTCGCGAATGCGTAAGTGGTACCA includes these proteins:
- a CDS encoding phage portal protein, with amino-acid sequence MTFDPTFQFSVGATEYSSATAPGSSSGYDALEPKGRRKAPPATVVREDAIVKGGKRTRLQANANDIARNFSIAAWAVRRHLDYVSRFTFHARCKDRGLNRDVEQLIKNQSQAKKCDRGGRMNRERMFRMAEARRVLDGDVGFILLNDRRMQTIESDLIRQPEKLLGPHEWVDGIEADYAGEPKQYSIWGRSRGGVGYQWRRNVPAKNFIHYGFFERCASDQYRGISPIVSSLNNYRDVYEKIDYALVKSKLQQLFALALMRDKDATSLDGAMPGANGSTDDEDDDDSNNEAQPRTIDLTHGPTVLDLDDGEKVEVIESKNPSNEFQNFTRLVIMIALKALDIPYSFFDESHTNYSGSRTGWLHYERSTLANRDDQVEMRTRWTDFQLQGAVLNGELVLPSRMSVEDVIYEWVPLGMPWWKPSEEIVGDLKAIASGLDSPINITKSRGTGDIFDNIDDLCEVIAYANKKGEEVLGHALRLNFDPGPFPAAVTTANQDSK
- a CDS encoding major capsid protein, whose translation is MADTLITLADVVKINDVSVRDMGATDIFNDAPLLAALHAITASNGTVHSYLKEATAPVVGFRAANTGLDVTSSTDTKVDLALHYLDARVTMDKMLADSGKGRDYHLERQSKRNLRQGLFVAENQIINGGTANGTAFNGFLQALNALANPMVVNAAGAAARSSVYAIRCTPDEANVCVIMGNDGEIKIDPYFESLQTDGTGKAFVGYTVPIAGWIGLQVGAAKSIARLANIPASGTGSVTDVLLQSLFDLFPSSAPPTHFVMNRRSRGQLQASRATVNVGGNSKLITKHAPIPTDWEGIPIVCVESIGNAETAVA
- a CDS encoding S49 family peptidase, yielding MDVQLAVPREAIPHFACWVGAWAMYEPHFNALYEQMQRTNFTVHFADLEGHRKEALERIENYEPNVVDGIAIVSIEGPMMKHQASMSDNVSTVITRRSIISLANDPTVQGIMVKLCTPGGTVQGTPELGESILFAREKKPVWAYGCDLLASAGYWVGSQCERIETNALCKVGSIGTLNVAFDLSEKASKEGIKVHVLSTGQFKGAFVPGAPITEAHLLEAKSQIEKINGFFLEAIQSGRGFDAEKAKQLADGRVWIGADAVALGLSDGVSKFDDYFGRFVTHCNAQSNKYRRSDNPRMQTGARSSTVGSSNSSRNQLSGSQGEKMSESNPNPSNVDARAELQAYTSRFGLELGVDFFQRNVSLADASIEYSTKVTAQHKTELERVNKEHAEAIAGLNTQLAAVAKERDEFRAKLEAAKISLGEPTAVDTGKPAPNGAPGKSFGSLIRPASPTK
- a CDS encoding ERV1/ALR-related protein; this translates as MDDPVFSVVNPVLRLLRGEITPSEFASLYPSQLDSAPTQPSIAVPAPLLQDHVFDVGWVPLHRVAFRLQTWADIEAWYRMWESISIPCGACRRHWAGFKELDPPRFHSRIEFFWWSHRAHNSVSKRIGRSVWSCGRFWRRYRCK